Proteins encoded within one genomic window of Cytophagales bacterium:
- a CDS encoding collagen-like protein, which translates to MKTFTKILFVLLLLGLFSCYDETVVVEGPQGPQGIPGATGAAGESGYVFEFSDIDFVAPEYEVFLPFPNDFEVLTSDVVLVYLLWDVQDIDGIPTEVWRPLPQTVFTFDGTLQYNFDFTLLDTRLFLDANYPLDWLEARDTDQWIARVVVAPGNFWGSGRLGIVPSYEEVKTTLGLPELDTKRTIGIDRR; encoded by the coding sequence ATGAAAACTTTTACTAAAATCTTATTCGTTCTTTTATTACTTGGTCTGTTCTCCTGCTACGACGAAACCGTAGTGGTCGAAGGCCCTCAAGGACCACAAGGAATTCCCGGTGCTACAGGAGCTGCTGGCGAGAGTGGATACGTCTTTGAGTTCAGCGATATTGATTTTGTCGCTCCGGAGTATGAAGTTTTTCTTCCTTTCCCAAATGATTTTGAGGTATTGACCTCCGATGTGGTACTGGTCTACTTGCTTTGGGATGTGCAAGACATAGATGGCATCCCAACAGAAGTTTGGCGTCCATTGCCACAGACGGTATTCACATTTGATGGTACCCTGCAGTACAACTTTGATTTCACACTATTGGATACTCGCTTGTTCCTGGATGCCAACTATCCTTTGGATTGGCTGGAAGCCCGTGACACGGATCAATGGATTGCCCGAGTGGTGGTGGCACCTGGTAACTTCTGGGGTTCAGGCCGACTGGGAATTGTGCCTTCTTACGAAGAAGTAAAAACCACGTTAGGATTACCTGAATTGGACACCAAACGTACCATAGGAATCGATAGACGATAA
- a CDS encoding NUDIX domain-containing protein, which translates to MEEWDLYDRERLNTGKTVRKGERFNSEEFHLVVHVCMINASDEMLIQQRQPFKEGWPNMWDLTVGGGACKGESSHQAAERELFEEVGYQAELNHTRPIFTINFERGFDDYYVIEANPDLSQLRLQESEVQAVKWASKSEILKLIDDGDFIPYHHSVINMIFDTRKVFGAHAR; encoded by the coding sequence ATGGAAGAATGGGACCTCTACGATCGAGAAAGACTCAATACAGGAAAAACAGTCAGGAAAGGAGAACGGTTTAATTCCGAAGAATTCCATTTGGTGGTCCATGTTTGCATGATCAACGCAAGTGATGAAATGTTGATACAACAAAGACAACCATTCAAAGAAGGATGGCCAAACATGTGGGACCTGACCGTTGGTGGAGGTGCCTGCAAAGGCGAAAGCAGTCATCAGGCAGCAGAACGGGAGCTATTTGAGGAGGTTGGATATCAAGCTGAGCTAAACCATACAAGACCTATTTTTACCATCAACTTTGAAAGGGGCTTTGATGACTACTATGTGATCGAAGCCAACCCGGATTTGAGCCAACTTCGATTACAGGAATCTGAAGTTCAAGCCGTAAAATGGGCATCCAAATCCGAAATCCTGAAGCTCATTGATGATGGCGATTTTATTCCATATCATCATAGTGTAATCAACATGATTTTTGATACGAGAAAAGTATTCGGGGCGCATGCCAGATAA
- a CDS encoding DUF2961 domain-containing protein produces MEPIFNYKANAQFKGIWESKIVKGQTTEIFSEIHGPGIVQHFWLTTFPVNREVDLALANDLVLNIYWDHCDHPAVSVPLADFFCQPLKLQLINNHFFRSTNDQLLFTTTIPMPFLEMARFELINQSEREIELFFGIDVEFKTLIREAMYLHAHWQKTNDLQTGQSFNILPSITGMGRYLGTHMAVQQNNVLKNWPWYTRPITVRLDAKSAEDLPSLYIKTIDDFFGSGWWDREVPHNTYMFPHVGRSLIELDDNDHLSTVMYRYHVQEALWFHESISVEIGFNWNWGNQQIGKGDWATTAFFYLRAPGH; encoded by the coding sequence ATGGAGCCAATATTCAATTACAAGGCAAATGCCCAATTCAAAGGAATTTGGGAGTCTAAAATTGTCAAAGGTCAAACCACTGAAATTTTCTCTGAGATTCACGGCCCTGGGATCGTACAGCACTTCTGGCTGACGACTTTTCCCGTGAATCGAGAGGTGGATTTAGCGCTGGCCAATGATTTAGTGCTTAATATCTATTGGGACCATTGTGATCACCCAGCAGTATCTGTACCGCTGGCAGACTTTTTCTGTCAACCTCTCAAGCTCCAATTGATCAACAATCATTTCTTCAGATCTACGAATGATCAATTGCTGTTTACAACGACCATACCCATGCCTTTCCTTGAAATGGCCCGATTTGAATTAATCAACCAATCTGAAAGGGAAATCGAATTGTTTTTTGGAATTGATGTGGAGTTCAAAACCTTAATCAGGGAAGCGATGTATTTACACGCGCATTGGCAAAAAACCAACGACCTACAGACTGGACAGTCATTCAATATCCTGCCCAGCATAACAGGAATGGGAAGATATCTAGGCACTCACATGGCCGTCCAACAAAACAACGTTTTGAAAAATTGGCCCTGGTACACCCGACCAATTACCGTCCGATTAGATGCAAAATCAGCAGAAGATTTACCAAGCTTATACATCAAAACGATCGATGACTTTTTTGGATCCGGGTGGTGGGATCGTGAAGTACCTCACAATACCTACATGTTCCCACATGTGGGAAGGTCGTTGATCGAATTGGATGATAATGATCACCTTTCCACTGTTATGTATCGCTACCATGTTCAGGAAGCCTTGTGGTTTCATGAAAGCATTTCGGTCGAGATCGGCTTTAACTGGAATTGGGGCAACCAACAGATCGGTAAAGGAGACTGGGCTACTACTGCGTTCTTTTATCTGAGAGCTCCGGGGCATTAG
- a CDS encoding antibiotic biosynthesis monooxygenase, with protein sequence MIRVIYKWKVVPENFEAFHNTWSATTNRIHESVKGAQGSFLLRSVENETEVLTIAKWDSLEDWKSFFANQNPESMQDMRKLGERIAVEAYEEIEDHTK encoded by the coding sequence ATGATCAGAGTCATTTATAAATGGAAGGTCGTTCCTGAAAATTTTGAAGCTTTTCATAATACCTGGAGCGCCACAACCAATCGCATTCACGAATCAGTGAAAGGGGCGCAAGGCAGTTTCTTATTGCGTTCTGTAGAAAACGAAACAGAAGTACTCACGATCGCGAAATGGGATTCTTTAGAAGATTGGAAAAGCTTTTTCGCAAACCAGAACCCGGAATCCATGCAAGACATGCGAAAATTAGGGGAGCGTATCGCAGTAGAAGCGTACGAGGAAATTGAAGATCACACGAAGTAA
- a CDS encoding nucleotidyltransferase domain-containing protein, which translates to MDKLIKTELLRLEKEQQIKILYAVESGSRAWGFASKDSDWDVRFLYVHHPNWYLSIDDKKDSMEVMLPNDLDFAGWELRKTLKLFRKSNPPLLEWLRSPLIYMEQFSTAAQMRELSNEYFNPKSCLYHYLHMARGNFKAYMQGDLVKMKKYFYVLRPLLACKWIEQHETIAPMEFEVLVESHVKSEALKKEIDQLLERKKRGDEMDLAPRIDVIHEFLDFEIQRLTELLEGYDIHMTPDTEKLNVLFRDALNEVWSS; encoded by the coding sequence ATGGATAAACTGATCAAAACTGAACTCCTGCGACTCGAAAAAGAGCAGCAAATCAAGATCTTGTACGCCGTAGAGTCTGGTAGTCGTGCCTGGGGGTTTGCCTCAAAAGACAGTGACTGGGACGTCCGATTCTTATATGTGCACCACCCTAATTGGTATTTATCCATTGACGACAAGAAGGACAGCATGGAAGTCATGCTTCCCAATGACCTGGATTTTGCCGGATGGGAGCTTCGTAAAACACTTAAGCTGTTTCGCAAGTCCAATCCACCGTTGTTAGAGTGGCTCAGGAGTCCGTTGATCTATATGGAACAGTTTTCTACAGCTGCGCAGATGCGTGAACTTTCCAACGAATATTTCAACCCGAAATCATGTTTGTACCATTACCTCCACATGGCTCGGGGGAACTTCAAAGCCTACATGCAAGGAGATCTGGTCAAAATGAAAAAGTATTTCTACGTATTGCGACCTTTGTTGGCCTGCAAATGGATTGAACAACATGAAACAATCGCTCCAATGGAATTTGAAGTATTGGTTGAATCACATGTCAAAAGTGAAGCCTTAAAAAAAGAGATCGACCAGCTTTTGGAACGTAAAAAGCGTGGTGATGAAATGGACCTGGCACCGCGCATAGATGTCATTCATGAGTTTCTTGACTTTGAAATCCAGCGGCTCACGGAATTATTGGAAGGATATGACATTCACATGACGCCTGACACAGAAAAACTAAATGTTCTTTTCCGTGACGCTTTGAATGAAGTTTGGAGCAGTTAA
- a CDS encoding aspartyl/asparaginyl beta-hydroxylase domain-containing protein, which yields MDKQQSINAYFKMPFQFDGDKLQADLTTCETYEFQGNYIPENYDGDKYILPLRSVEGKMDHVVATQGATNQFKNTEALEQSPYFQEVIDHFQCDKESVRLMSLPGGAVINKHIDRLSGYEDGFFRIHVPVKTNDQTHFILEDNPIHMGVGEAWYTNINLPHGVENKGTSARVHLVIDCIRNEWSDELFESLGYDFEEEARLKQPVYTKEMLVQMIENLSLIGNEASEALIADFKQQLEQLDS from the coding sequence ATGGACAAGCAGCAATCGATCAACGCCTATTTCAAAATGCCCTTTCAATTTGATGGCGACAAGCTTCAAGCAGATCTGACTACATGTGAAACCTATGAGTTTCAAGGCAATTACATCCCGGAAAACTACGATGGAGATAAATACATCCTACCACTTCGATCGGTGGAAGGCAAAATGGATCATGTCGTGGCTACACAGGGCGCTACGAATCAATTCAAAAACACCGAAGCACTGGAACAAAGCCCTTACTTTCAGGAAGTCATAGATCATTTTCAATGTGACAAAGAATCCGTTCGATTGATGAGCCTACCGGGTGGGGCCGTGATCAACAAGCACATTGATCGGCTAAGTGGGTATGAAGATGGTTTTTTCAGAATTCACGTACCGGTCAAAACCAATGATCAAACGCATTTTATCCTGGAAGACAATCCCATCCACATGGGTGTTGGAGAAGCCTGGTACACCAACATCAACCTTCCACATGGCGTGGAAAACAAAGGAACATCCGCACGGGTCCATCTGGTGATCGATTGTATCCGCAATGAATGGTCGGACGAATTGTTTGAGTCACTGGGGTATGATTTTGAAGAAGAAGCCCGATTAAAACAGCCAGTATATACGAAGGAAATGCTCGTTCAGATGATTGAAAATTTGTCATTAATAGGCAATGAGGCCTCCGAAGCATTGATTGCTGATTTCAAGCAGCAGCTAGAACAGCTCGACTCCTGA
- a CDS encoding TonB-dependent receptor, with the protein MKSVLAISLILLAHTLLAQTQVVKGQINDLQGDYPLIGATILLVGSDPVIGAVTDIEGNFEMKGVPVGRHNFAVQYIGYKSITLPNVLVTAGKQVVLNVQLEESVESLKEIVITADADKDLPINELAKVSARTFSLEEVTRFSGGRNDVARLATSFAGVSAPNDSRNDIVVRGNSPVGLLWRVEGIPVATTNHFATLGTTGGPVNALNTNLLRTSDFLTSAFPAEYGNANAAVFDVNFRNGNPDEFEFTGQMSAFSGLEFMAEGPIDRERNSSFVASYRYGIASLAATGTSAIPFYQDFSFKVNLGETKAGRFELFGLGGLSNIEFQGEDTDENDLFANPDQDAFVDNDLGLFGVSNTLRIGKAGYLKTTLGLSTTFNDYRQDNLVRSADGNIERKFRATNASNRENRYTLSSTFNQKVNARFSFRTGGLVEIYDVNFFTEDRDNRVDLPDVDNDGVPDRFLLQRDIQDVYSLTQGFIQGEYKFTDDFNATLGFHSQYHSFTDKASFEPRFGLSWQLDEVQRLSFAYGLHAQAAPSPILFFEEEIAPETFERTNSDIGFMQSHHLVLGYDRNFGTDWRVKAEVYYQGLFDIPVESTPSSYSIVNQGSDFIFDEKGSLVNEGTGTNYGIELTVEKFFSRGYYALFTTSLYESTYEGSDGIERSTAYNNNYIVNFLAGKEWKFGPNGRHAWTFDTKLTTAGGNTFTPIDLDGTRANAGREVRMDNIAFSERYEDYFRWDLKFGVRLNSATKKVSHQFFVDLQNVTNRTNEFVRRYKEVTDEINSVEQIGFFPDVLYRIQF; encoded by the coding sequence TTGAAATCAGTACTAGCAATTTCCCTTATCCTGCTCGCACATACACTACTCGCGCAAACCCAGGTGGTAAAGGGGCAAATCAACGACCTGCAAGGTGACTACCCATTGATCGGAGCAACCATCTTGTTAGTAGGTTCGGATCCGGTCATCGGGGCGGTAACGGACATAGAAGGCAACTTCGAAATGAAAGGAGTGCCTGTGGGACGGCATAATTTTGCCGTTCAGTATATAGGCTACAAAAGCATCACACTACCGAACGTTTTAGTGACCGCCGGGAAACAGGTAGTGCTGAATGTGCAACTGGAAGAATCAGTAGAAAGTCTTAAAGAAATTGTCATCACGGCAGATGCCGACAAAGACCTTCCGATCAATGAACTGGCCAAAGTAAGTGCCCGGACCTTCAGTCTAGAGGAAGTCACTCGATTTTCAGGAGGTAGAAATGATGTAGCAAGGCTGGCAACTTCTTTTGCAGGAGTAAGTGCCCCCAATGATTCACGGAATGATATTGTGGTTCGTGGTAATTCTCCTGTAGGGTTGCTATGGCGCGTAGAAGGAATCCCTGTAGCCACGACTAACCACTTTGCTACTTTAGGAACAACTGGTGGGCCGGTGAATGCCTTGAATACAAATCTGTTGAGAACTTCAGACTTTCTGACCAGTGCTTTTCCTGCTGAATATGGCAATGCCAATGCGGCGGTGTTTGATGTGAACTTCCGAAATGGTAACCCCGATGAGTTTGAATTTACGGGACAAATGAGTGCTTTTAGCGGGCTGGAGTTCATGGCAGAAGGGCCAATCGACCGGGAAAGAAACAGCTCTTTTGTGGCCTCTTATCGTTATGGTATCGCCAGCCTGGCAGCGACAGGAACCAGCGCCATTCCCTTTTATCAGGACTTTTCATTCAAAGTAAATCTCGGCGAGACCAAAGCAGGTCGATTTGAGTTATTTGGCCTTGGAGGACTGAGCAACATAGAATTCCAGGGAGAAGATACCGATGAGAATGATCTTTTTGCCAACCCTGATCAGGATGCTTTTGTGGACAATGACCTGGGGTTATTTGGGGTGAGCAATACCTTGAGAATTGGAAAAGCAGGTTATCTCAAGACCACTCTGGGACTGTCCACGACTTTCAATGACTATCGTCAGGATAATTTAGTCAGAAGTGCAGATGGTAACATTGAGCGTAAATTTCGAGCCACAAATGCCAGCAATCGTGAGAATCGATACACCCTAAGTTCCACGTTCAATCAGAAAGTCAATGCCCGTTTCAGTTTCAGGACTGGAGGTCTGGTAGAGATTTACGACGTGAATTTCTTTACCGAAGATCGTGATAACCGTGTGGACTTGCCAGATGTAGACAATGATGGAGTACCGGATCGATTCTTATTGCAGCGGGACATTCAGGATGTGTATTCGCTGACCCAGGGCTTCATTCAGGGTGAATATAAATTCACAGATGATTTCAATGCGACATTGGGCTTTCATAGCCAGTACCACAGCTTCACGGACAAAGCTTCTTTTGAACCAAGATTTGGGCTGAGCTGGCAATTAGACGAGGTGCAGCGTTTGAGCTTTGCATACGGTCTACATGCACAAGCTGCTCCCTCTCCAATCCTGTTTTTCGAAGAAGAGATTGCTCCGGAGACTTTTGAAAGAACCAATAGCGACATTGGATTCATGCAGAGTCATCACTTGGTGCTGGGATATGATCGAAATTTTGGCACCGACTGGAGAGTGAAAGCGGAAGTGTATTACCAGGGCCTGTTCGATATTCCGGTTGAATCTACTCCAAGCAGTTATTCCATTGTGAATCAGGGATCAGATTTCATCTTCGACGAGAAGGGCTCATTGGTCAACGAAGGGACCGGTACCAATTACGGGATCGAGCTGACCGTTGAGAAATTCTTCAGCCGGGGCTATTATGCCTTGTTCACAACATCACTGTATGAGTCTACTTATGAAGGCAGTGACGGCATTGAACGAAGTACGGCCTATAACAACAATTACATTGTCAACTTCCTGGCGGGTAAAGAGTGGAAATTTGGCCCTAATGGAAGACATGCCTGGACTTTTGATACGAAGCTTACCACGGCAGGAGGGAACACATTTACGCCAATCGATTTGGATGGTACCAGAGCAAATGCCGGACGCGAAGTACGCATGGATAACATTGCCTTCAGCGAACGCTACGAAGATTACTTCCGATGGGATCTCAAATTTGGGGTGCGTTTGAACAGTGCAACGAAGAAAGTTTCCCACCAATTCTTCGTGGACTTGCAAAACGTGACCAATCGTACCAATGAGTTCGTGAGAAGATACAAGGAAGTGACTGACGAGATCAACAGTGTAGAACAGATCGGTTTTTTCCCCGATGTGTTGTACAGAATTCAGTTTTAA
- a CDS encoding histidine kinase, whose protein sequence is MKLKLTEPIIRWVGIPIVAYIANQVMAHLEDRPAGIVYLISLGFTALYWNGACYIIFYFRRRFPEINRTKKRLIHTAIFIMIWMSIGGIPLKLLVGVKEFQDILQPSEHTQFLPFNFVAAIIITLGYEAAYFFDKWQVTFRQNEELKNQQIRTQFEVLQNQMSPHFLFNSLNALTTLIAENQDTAIEFTQKLSEVYRYILQTKDKELVRLSEEIEFSKAYLFLLQMRYPENLATEFSIEHQYMDQYVAPLTIQMLIENAIKHNVISKTHPLKIEIYVENGLSVVVKNNLQIKKTIEKSTKTGLANIKKRYQFLGNREIDIITTAHNYMVAIPLINVMREEDYKLASA, encoded by the coding sequence ATGAAGTTGAAACTGACAGAACCGATCATTCGGTGGGTTGGCATTCCCATTGTGGCTTACATTGCCAATCAAGTCATGGCGCACTTGGAAGATAGGCCAGCAGGGATCGTCTACCTGATTTCCCTTGGCTTCACTGCTTTATATTGGAATGGGGCCTGTTATATTATTTTTTACTTCAGGAGAAGATTCCCCGAAATTAATCGAACCAAGAAGCGTTTGATTCACACTGCAATATTCATCATGATATGGATGTCAATCGGAGGCATCCCACTGAAACTTCTTGTAGGGGTTAAAGAATTTCAAGATATCCTTCAACCTTCTGAACACACACAATTCCTTCCTTTCAATTTTGTAGCCGCCATCATCATTACGTTGGGCTATGAAGCAGCTTATTTCTTTGACAAGTGGCAGGTAACTTTCCGCCAGAATGAGGAATTGAAAAATCAACAGATCCGTACGCAGTTCGAAGTACTACAAAATCAAATGAGTCCGCACTTCTTGTTTAACAGTTTGAACGCCTTAACCACGCTGATCGCGGAGAATCAGGATACTGCCATAGAATTCACACAAAAGCTATCCGAAGTTTATCGATACATTCTCCAAACCAAAGACAAGGAACTGGTACGCCTATCGGAAGAAATCGAATTTTCAAAAGCTTATCTCTTTCTTTTGCAGATGCGCTATCCCGAGAACCTGGCCACGGAATTTTCAATCGAGCATCAATACATGGATCAGTACGTGGCACCATTGACCATTCAAATGCTCATTGAAAATGCCATCAAACACAATGTGATTTCTAAGACACATCCACTAAAGATTGAGATATATGTGGAGAACGGGCTTTCTGTGGTCGTAAAAAATAACCTGCAAATCAAAAAGACGATTGAAAAATCAACCAAGACCGGGTTGGCCAACATCAAAAAGCGCTACCAGTTCCTGGGGAATCGCGAAATTGACATCATCACTACCGCTCATAACTATATGGTGGCCATTCCGCTCATCAATGTGATGCGGGAGGAAGACTACAAACTAGCCAGTGCTTAA
- a CDS encoding LytTR family DNA-binding domain-containing protein, protein MKVLIIEDEAPAFRRLQKILEETDPDIDIVEVIDSVEDSVKWFRHHEHPHLVFMDIQLSDGISFEIFDQVKVTAPVIFTTAFDEYMLKAFKVNSIDYLLKPIRQEELAKSLEKYQELRQSFSGEGQVNISELVKEIRLDDKKFKSRFLAKQGDKLISIETESIAYFHSRHGVVHLVTLENKKFILDHTLDEVSQEIDPEKFYRANRQFIVRFKAIAMVHRYHKGKLLVEMSPKTDEEIIVSAEKASSFKGWLDQ, encoded by the coding sequence ATGAAAGTATTGATCATTGAGGATGAAGCGCCTGCATTCCGAAGGTTGCAGAAAATACTTGAGGAAACTGATCCTGACATTGATATCGTAGAAGTGATCGATAGCGTGGAGGATTCTGTCAAATGGTTTCGACATCATGAGCACCCGCACCTTGTTTTCATGGACATTCAGCTCAGCGATGGCATCAGCTTCGAGATCTTTGATCAGGTCAAAGTCACGGCTCCAGTCATTTTCACTACTGCTTTTGATGAGTACATGCTGAAAGCGTTCAAAGTGAATAGCATCGATTATTTACTCAAACCTATTCGTCAGGAAGAATTGGCCAAGAGCCTGGAAAAATATCAGGAGTTGCGTCAAAGCTTCAGTGGCGAAGGACAGGTCAATATTTCTGAATTGGTTAAGGAAATCAGATTGGACGACAAGAAATTCAAATCCCGATTTTTGGCTAAGCAAGGGGATAAACTGATCTCAATCGAGACGGAAAGCATCGCTTATTTTCACAGCCGCCATGGTGTGGTACACTTGGTCACATTAGAGAACAAAAAATTCATTTTGGATCACACATTAGATGAAGTTTCTCAAGAAATCGATCCGGAAAAATTCTATCGTGCCAATCGACAATTCATCGTGCGGTTCAAAGCCATTGCGATGGTACACCGCTATCACAAAGGAAAACTACTGGTAGAAATGTCTCCTAAAACCGATGAGGAGATCATTGTAAGTGCCGAGAAAGCGAGTTCTTTTAAAGGCTGGTTGGATCAGTAA